The nucleotide sequence TGCCAGGCCCATCACCCGCAACGTCTTCTACAACCGTTTCCTGTTCTATGACCGTTTCTTTCTCTGACTCTGGTTTGGCTTCAGCCGCGACCAGTTTGGATTTGTACGCCTCAAGTAAAGACTCAAGATTTGAAATCTGACTCTGCGACTGCTCAAGCTGCATCATCACCATGGATTTCTCTGACTGAGCCTGGGTCAATTTATCCGACTCTTGTTTGACCTTCAGCTTAAGTTCTTTGTTTTCATCACTCAGCAGGTTAACACTCTCTTCATGGTTTAAGCGCGAAACCTCCAGCTCAGAGTTGATCTCATTGGCATCAGACAGAATGTGCTCTGCCTGCTCACGCAACGAGTTATCACGATAATCCGAATTGCTCAGTGCCTTGGAAAGCTTTAGCAGCTTGTTTTCAAACTCAAGCACAAAGGACTCAAATTTATCATCTTCAACGCTGGCCAGTTTTTTTACTTCCAGAGCAACGCTTTTTACATGGTCCAGTTCAAACTGTGCATCTTGTACTGCCAGCTTAATCACTTCCACATCGCGGGTATTTGCCCGTACGGTCTGCTCCGCTGCCGCAATCTCTGCCTTTGTTTTAGCGTAACTTATCGGAGCAACATCATTAAAGTCCTGACGACGAAGCTCAGCCAGTTCTTTCTTAAGAGGTTCAATGTACTGCTTAAGCACCACTTTTTCCTCAAGCATTTTGGCACTATTAAGGAACTTAACCTGACCTGACTGCGCATCGTCAATATCGCCATCTTCTACATCTTCAAACAGATCAGAATATTGAGAAGCCAGTTTCTTATAGTCGGACGGGTATACTTTTCCTGCCCCGATCTCATCAAGGTAACGCATCTGAGCCTGAGCATCTCCCAGCACCTCATCGGCTACCACTTTCAGCTCCTGCAACTTAGTGTAATTTTCTTCTACGCCATTCAGGTATTTTTCAAAATGTTCAATATAAGTGCCGGATGAAAATACAGAGTAGCTTTTGGTTGTGACTGAGGGGTCTTTAGCGATATCTTCATAAACATCAACCGCATCATCCCACTCAACCAGCATTTTTTTGTATAGATCTTTTGAATAAATTTTCAGACTCACTGCATCCTGCAACTTTGTCAGCCACGACTCGTAATCTGATTTCGCTTTCTCGTATGCAGCAAAAGAAGTCTCTTTTTGTGCTTCACTATTGGTTTGCTCCAACTGCTTTGGCTCATCCGAAGTGCTTTGACAGCCAACTAAGGAAAGAAAAGCCCCCGCTACTACCATAGTTTTTACAAATTTCATCAGCCTATCTCTTTAATATTTAATGTCGGGCGAATTATGCCCTGGTGGAATTATTATGCTATTTACTCTATCAGAAAATATTCAGAAATATATACTGAATATTTTATTTAACAGCTCACAAAATACTAAATAAGTAGTAAACAGGCCAGGCTAAACTGCTTCTCATTTAACCAAATTGTTTCTATGTAACAGAACTGGTCTCAACTTCTTGTTCTTATGCTGTCAGGGACTTATGGTGGATGTAAAAGAACTACCGAAGGAATACATTATGAAATTTACCGCTGATATTTTGTCTGAGCTCAACCTTCTGCTGCAATTTGATATCAGTAGTGCCGCTACCGGTATTAAAGTTCATCAGGATGCGTCAGAAGAAATGCAGGCTGCAGTGAAAAGGCTTTATGACAAAGGTCTGTGTACCTTACCCGATGGCGGCTATCTGACTGACGAAGGTATTGAAACAGCCGAGCATGCTGATCGTGTACTACGGATCCTCTCTTCACAGTAAACGATGACAAATATAGCCATTATAGGGTGCGGCTGGGTTGGAAAACCTTTGGCGCACTCTTTGATTAGACAAGGTTACAACGTCACCGTAAGTACCCGTTCCCGGAGCTCTCTGGATAAAGCGATCTCATCCGGCTTGGCCGGTTTTATCTGTGACCTATCGCATCATTGCGCTATAGATGAATTAACTACGCAGCTCCGCAAAAATCGCGTCCATGTGGTCATTGGTGCTTTTCCTCCCGGCTTCAGAAAGGGTTTAGGAGGCGAATACGCCACCTACTGGTCAAAACTGGTTACCGCAGCCAAACAGGCAAAGGTGACCAAAATCATTATGATCAGCTCGACTACCGTCTATCCATCCAGAAATGCCACACTTTCTGAAACAGACGCCTCTCTGACTTTGGCGCAGGGTAATCCTGAATTT is from Vibrio sp. JC009 and encodes:
- a CDS encoding NAD(P)H-binding protein; translation: MTNIAIIGCGWVGKPLAHSLIRQGYNVTVSTRSRSSLDKAISSGLAGFICDLSHHCAIDELTTQLRKNRVHVVIGAFPPGFRKGLGGEYATYWSKLVTAAKQAKVTKIIMISSTTVYPSRNATLSETDASLTLAQGNPEFTENAVTMLKAEQKVIDSGLEYVIVRFSGLFGPDRHPARFVNKLKQISSSAPANMLHLDDAIGVNCFAIKELSDQIINATSPDTVSKAEFYRAAVGTYHEALSLPPLADIPDKRISAEKIRSLGYVFRYPNATDGLKKC
- a CDS encoding TIGR02647 family protein — translated: MKFTADILSELNLLLQFDISSAATGIKVHQDASEEMQAAVKRLYDKGLCTLPDGGYLTDEGIETAEHADRVLRILSSQ